From [Clostridium] symbiosum, a single genomic window includes:
- a CDS encoding PadR family transcriptional regulator, translating to MREIQPDLNVSWIGRFSGFAGKEGACIMAKKTLEILTESMFYVLMSFIGKEMCGIEIAEFVEKKTGGRLKIGPGTLYTILGKFEEEKFIEEIQVEGRKRTYRITEKGLQAYREEVLRLRQCIADAESEGYL from the coding sequence ATGAGAGAAATTCAGCCGGATTTAAATGTTTCGTGGATTGGCCGGTTTAGTGGATTTGCAGGAAAAGAAGGTGCATGCATTATGGCGAAGAAAACGCTTGAAATATTGACGGAATCCATGTTTTACGTACTGATGTCTTTTATCGGAAAAGAGATGTGCGGTATAGAGATAGCCGAATTTGTGGAGAAGAAGACGGGAGGCCGGTTAAAAATCGGACCGGGAACTCTTTACACAATCCTGGGCAAGTTTGAGGAAGAGAAGTTCATTGAAGAGATTCAGGTGGAGGGCAGAAAGAGAACCTACCGGATCACGGAGAAGGGGCTGCAGGCCTACCGGGAAGAAGTGCTGCGGCTGAGACAGTGTATTGCCGATGCGGAAAGCGAGGGATATCTATGA
- a CDS encoding ABC transporter ATP-binding protein: protein MARQLSAKRPENLKGTIKKLLGYMGNHKFLFLLVAILTTISALSGLFGTYMLKPIVNNYIVPGNMKGLFYAVLFMGAVYLAGVLSSFGYTQLMVRAAQKITAEIREDLFRHIQKLPLKYFDTRTHGDIMSRFTNDVDTVSDALNNSFAMVIQSFIQIVGTLTLIFILNWRLSLIVFACYILMFAYIRYSGKKSKYYFNYQQKYLGELNGYIEEMTAGQKVVKVFNHEGENIEQFRQKNGKLKRAAISALTYSGTMIPMVVSISYINYTIVTMIGAFMALRGWTDIGSLASYLVFVRQTAMPINQFTMQSNFLLAALAGAERVFETMEEEPETDKGKVTLVYAEETEDGSLRECGRKTGIWAWKAEDGALTRLRGDVQFKDVDFGYNRDHLILKKISLYAKPGQKIAFVGSTGAGKTTITNLINRFYDIDGGSLTYDGIDVRNIKKDALRSSLGMVLQDTHLFTGTIADNIRYGRLDATMEEVVEAAKLANADSFISRLPKGYDTMVTADGSNLSQGQRQLLAIARAAVADPPVLILDEATSSIDTRTERLIEKGMDRLMEGRTVFVIAHRLSTVRNSNAIMVLEQGKIIERGDHEDLIGQRGIYYQLYNGMFELA, encoded by the coding sequence ATGGCAAGACAGCTTAGCGCAAAACGGCCCGAGAACCTGAAGGGGACGATAAAGAAGCTCCTGGGATATATGGGAAACCACAAGTTCCTGTTTCTGCTCGTCGCCATACTCACGACAATCAGCGCCCTTTCGGGCCTGTTCGGCACCTATATGCTGAAACCAATCGTCAATAACTATATTGTTCCGGGTAATATGAAAGGCCTTTTTTATGCGGTCCTGTTTATGGGCGCCGTCTATCTGGCCGGTGTTTTATCGTCGTTCGGCTATACGCAGCTCATGGTGAGGGCGGCCCAGAAGATTACGGCCGAGATCAGGGAGGATTTATTCCGGCATATCCAGAAGCTGCCGCTGAAATATTTTGACACGAGGACCCACGGCGATATTATGAGCCGGTTTACCAACGATGTCGACACGGTTTCGGATGCCTTAAACAACAGTTTTGCAATGGTCATCCAGAGCTTTATCCAAATCGTGGGGACGCTCACCCTGATTTTTATCCTCAACTGGCGCCTTTCGCTGATCGTGTTCGCCTGCTATATCCTGATGTTCGCCTACATCCGTTATAGCGGGAAGAAGAGCAAATACTATTTCAATTACCAGCAGAAATACCTGGGGGAACTGAACGGATATATTGAGGAGATGACGGCGGGCCAGAAAGTGGTAAAGGTATTTAACCACGAAGGGGAAAACATCGAACAGTTCCGGCAGAAAAACGGCAAGCTGAAGCGGGCGGCCATCAGCGCCCTGACTTACTCCGGCACCATGATACCGATGGTGGTCAGTATTTCCTATATCAATTATACGATTGTCACCATGATCGGGGCGTTTATGGCTCTGAGGGGGTGGACCGATATCGGAAGTCTTGCAAGCTACCTCGTTTTTGTAAGACAGACCGCAATGCCAATCAACCAGTTTACCATGCAGTCCAATTTCCTTCTGGCGGCTCTTGCCGGAGCGGAACGTGTCTTTGAGACGATGGAGGAGGAGCCGGAGACCGACAAGGGAAAGGTGACTCTTGTCTATGCGGAGGAGACGGAAGACGGCTCTTTAAGGGAATGCGGCCGAAAGACGGGAATCTGGGCCTGGAAAGCGGAGGACGGGGCGTTAACCCGGCTCCGGGGTGACGTACAGTTTAAGGATGTGGATTTTGGATATAACCGGGATCACCTGATCCTTAAGAAAATCAGCCTTTATGCAAAACCGGGGCAGAAGATTGCCTTTGTCGGTTCCACCGGCGCCGGGAAGACGACGATCACTAACCTGATTAACCGTTTTTACGACATTGACGGGGGAAGTCTTACCTATGACGGGATCGATGTGAGAAATATCAAAAAGGATGCTCTGCGCTCCTCCCTGGGAATGGTTCTTCAGGATACCCACCTGTTTACCGGCACAATCGCGGACAATATCCGCTATGGCAGGCTGGACGCCACGATGGAGGAGGTGGTGGAGGCCGCAAAGCTGGCCAATGCCGATTCCTTTATCAGCCGTCTGCCGAAGGGCTATGACACGATGGTGACGGCGGATGGAAGCAACCTGTCCCAGGGACAGCGGCAGCTTCTGGCCATCGCCAGGGCGGCCGTGGCCGACCCGCCCGTCCTCATCCTGGATGAGGCGACCAGCTCGATTGATACGAGAACGGAACGTCTGATCGAAAAGGGCATGGACCGCCTCATGGAGGGCAGGACCGTATTCGTGATTGCCCACCGCCTGTCCACGGTCCGCAATTCCAATGCAATTATGGTACTGGAACAGGGAAAGATTATCGAGAGAGGCGACCATGAGGACCTGATCGGGCAAAGAGGCATTTATTACCAGCTGTATAATGGAATGTTTGAGCTGGCATAA
- a CDS encoding ABC transporter ATP-binding protein, whose product MKDIRRILQFAKPCRPDFLLAIFFVVIETSFELIIPMIMAGILDVGVAGRDLNYIYSKGGLMVVCSLISLCTGLLYARYSARAAGGFGAGLREAEYVKLQEYSFGNLDHYETSSLITRLTTDVTVMQNAIVGGMRPMIRGPVMMVLGLLMACYLNARLALVFAVCMPVLAAILIGIILKVAPMYGRLQKAVDHVNAVVQENLTAIRAVKAFVREEYEEEKFAGVNDNLKRNSERTFHFAVLNMPSFLLTMYAAIILILWFGGQMIQMGGMQVGELTGFLSYVMQIMNSLMMISNVFLMLTRSLASARRIGEVFDEPLDLMDGSEKEARIEHGTIDFEHVSFKYKKEAKRRVLTDINIHIEEGQTVGIIGGTGSAKSTLVSLIPRLYDVTEGSVKVDGRDVREYSLIHLRDAIGIVLQKNVLFSGTIRENLLWGKRDADEEEIEWACRAACVDEFIGRFPDGYDTDLGQGGVNVSGGQKQRLCIARVLLKRPKVLIFDDSTSAVDTATDAKIRKQLRELTDTTKLIIAQRITSVMDADQIIILEDGKIHATGTHESLLASDPIYQELYNSQQKGADENGKTA is encoded by the coding sequence ATGAAAGACATCAGACGTATTTTACAATTTGCAAAGCCATGCAGGCCGGATTTCCTTCTGGCCATCTTTTTCGTTGTGATAGAAACCAGTTTTGAACTGATTATTCCGATGATTATGGCTGGGATTCTGGACGTGGGCGTAGCCGGGAGGGATTTGAACTACATATACTCCAAAGGGGGACTGATGGTGGTATGTTCGCTCATTTCACTGTGCACCGGCCTTTTATATGCCCGTTATTCCGCCAGGGCTGCGGGGGGATTCGGCGCGGGACTGCGGGAGGCGGAGTATGTAAAGCTGCAGGAATACTCCTTTGGAAACCTGGATCACTATGAAACCTCTTCCCTGATTACACGGCTCACCACCGATGTGACCGTAATGCAGAATGCAATCGTGGGGGGAATGAGGCCGATGATCCGCGGGCCTGTCATGATGGTGCTGGGCCTTCTGATGGCCTGTTATCTGAACGCGCGGCTGGCGCTGGTGTTTGCGGTGTGCATGCCGGTTCTGGCGGCTATCCTGATCGGAATCATCTTAAAAGTTGCCCCGATGTACGGCAGACTGCAGAAGGCGGTCGACCATGTGAACGCGGTGGTCCAGGAGAACCTGACGGCAATCCGTGCGGTAAAGGCCTTTGTCAGAGAGGAATACGAGGAAGAAAAATTTGCCGGGGTGAATGATAATCTGAAGAGAAACAGCGAGAGGACCTTTCATTTCGCCGTCCTCAATATGCCCTCATTTCTGCTCACAATGTACGCGGCCATTATCCTGATTCTGTGGTTCGGCGGGCAGATGATCCAGATGGGAGGAATGCAGGTCGGTGAACTGACGGGATTTTTAAGCTATGTCATGCAGATCATGAATTCCCTGATGATGATATCCAACGTATTCCTGATGCTGACCCGTTCCCTGGCCAGTGCACGGCGAATCGGGGAAGTATTCGACGAGCCCCTGGATCTGATGGACGGCAGTGAGAAGGAGGCGCGGATCGAACACGGCACAATCGATTTTGAACATGTATCCTTTAAATATAAGAAGGAAGCGAAACGCAGAGTTTTGACGGATATCAATATTCATATAGAAGAAGGACAGACGGTGGGTATTATCGGAGGAACGGGATCTGCGAAGAGCACCCTTGTATCGCTGATACCGCGTCTCTATGATGTCACGGAGGGCAGCGTGAAGGTGGACGGGAGAGACGTCCGTGAGTATTCTCTGATTCATCTGCGCGATGCTATCGGCATTGTGCTTCAGAAAAACGTGCTCTTTTCCGGTACAATACGTGAAAACCTGCTGTGGGGAAAACGTGACGCGGATGAGGAAGAGATTGAATGGGCCTGCCGTGCCGCCTGCGTCGATGAGTTCATCGGGCGTTTCCCGGACGGGTATGATACGGATCTGGGGCAGGGGGGCGTTAATGTGTCGGGCGGACAGAAGCAGAGGCTCTGTATTGCCAGGGTGCTTCTAAAGAGGCCCAAAGTGCTGATTTTTGATGATTCCACCAGCGCCGTGGATACGGCCACCGACGCGAAGATAAGAAAACAGCTCCGTGAGCTGACCGATACGACAAAGCTCATCATTGCGCAGAGAATTACATCGGTCATGGACGCCGACCAGATTATCATCCTGGAGGACGGAAAGATCCATGCCACGGGAACCCATGAGAGCCTTCTGGCGTCGGATCCCATTTACCAGGAGCTTTACAATTCCCAGCAGAAAGGAGCGGATGAAAATGGCAAGACAGCTTAG
- a CDS encoding MarR family transcriptional regulator: protein MKMSFYMLLYRAFHAQRKCLRPFMAEIGLASGQPKVLLYLAEHEGCMQKDVAEHCDIEPATTSRVLDTLEKNGFIVRKTMEGNRRAGSLHITEKGLEASHKWEERCREVEASMLTGFTAEETAQFTNFLSRAYKNMSGKEAR, encoded by the coding sequence ATGAAAATGTCGTTTTATATGCTGCTCTACCGCGCCTTTCACGCCCAGCGCAAATGCTTAAGGCCCTTTATGGCGGAAATTGGCCTGGCCTCGGGGCAGCCGAAGGTGCTGCTTTATCTGGCGGAGCATGAAGGATGTATGCAGAAGGATGTGGCGGAGCACTGTGATATTGAACCGGCAACCACAAGCCGTGTGCTGGACACGCTGGAAAAAAACGGTTTTATTGTCAGGAAAACAATGGAAGGAAACCGCCGCGCAGGAAGTCTCCATATCACGGAAAAGGGCCTTGAGGCCTCGCATAAATGGGAGGAGCGCTGCCGTGAGGTCGAAGCATCGATGCTGACCGGTTTTACGGCGGAGGAGACGGCGCAGTTCACCAATTTCCTGAGCAGGGCCTATAAGAATATGAGCGGAAAAGAAGCAAGGTAA
- a CDS encoding CatA-like O-acetyltransferase: protein MSYTFLDMDSYKRKNHFEYFNGLGFPYMGTTANVDVTQFVGAVKQKKLPFFLSFCYCVAKAANSVPELRQRIRGNRIIEFDNCKTSHTVAQEDGTYCYCTLDSSMAFEDYLPYAVRAQETARMQNSIEEEKEDTDELLFISTLPWFSFTSLIQPVPMPADSNPRITWGKYFEDNGKYLMPVSLLCHHGLVDGAHLASFYRSLEGGILIDFSEGRA, encoded by the coding sequence ATGAGTTACACGTTTCTGGATATGGATTCCTATAAAAGGAAAAACCATTTTGAGTATTTTAACGGTCTTGGGTTCCCTTACATGGGTACAACGGCCAATGTCGATGTTACACAGTTTGTTGGGGCGGTAAAGCAGAAAAAACTCCCCTTCTTTCTTTCATTCTGCTATTGCGTCGCGAAGGCGGCCAACAGCGTCCCCGAACTGAGACAGCGGATTCGCGGCAATCGGATTATCGAATTTGACAACTGCAAAACCTCCCACACGGTGGCCCAGGAGGACGGGACATACTGTTACTGCACACTCGACAGCAGCATGGCGTTTGAGGATTATCTTCCCTATGCCGTCCGGGCGCAGGAGACGGCCAGGATGCAGAACAGTATTGAGGAGGAGAAAGAAGATACGGATGAGCTTCTTTTTATTTCAACACTGCCGTGGTTTTCGTTTACTTCCCTCATCCAGCCGGTTCCCATGCCTGCCGACAGCAATCCCAGGATTACATGGGGAAAATACTTTGAGGACAATGGAAAATATCTGATGCCCGTATCGCTCCTGTGCCATCACGGATTGGTCGACGGCGCACACCTGGCTTCATTTTACCGGTCGCTGGAAGGCGGAATTCTGATTGACTTTTCCGAAGGCAGGGCATAA
- a CDS encoding amidohydrolase, whose translation MHKADTILINGVICTVDPAFRFVQALVVDGGRILYCGNTSQALKYRGEETKIIDLEGKLVLPGTFDAHIHAAFAGLSLSPDFVKVEPEDACNLKEFNERIREKAEKLPEDTWIIGWGFKTWQVEEWAKEDRLPTWKDIEEGSMGHPVILNDGGLHTMLVSRRALELAGITKDTVFKKEEGTMFRFEDGSPTGLFTDFGTQAAVGRAAHHLVGDEMDECLMRMQRQMNSYGITSHNDIVGIGGNDMCFGTYGEEAIHGYERLRRSGKLTARVFVNILAGKGGVQSYDTIFEGIGEMRLPEFGDKEWVRADAVKVFGDDGWERDLPPGQNGYCMFPGETPEEQGKELAKTLKELHHRGWQTATHLTGGRGIDVAVDALSEAEEEEPGRDLRHFILHASGSSRENIKKCVRHGIGCGAQAVGGYEFGGETDYKVLLDGGMLVAEGSDAPALPMNWMKGLHFLVSRKAKDGKVYHPEMAIDIREAVRMYTIYPAWQNHAEDFCGSLEVGKCADLQVLERNIFEIPADEIEHVRVLMTMCGGKIVYRDCIDL comes from the coding sequence ATGCACAAGGCAGATACAATTTTAATCAATGGAGTCATTTGTACAGTCGACCCTGCATTCCGGTTTGTACAGGCTCTTGTGGTTGACGGCGGTAGAATCCTTTACTGCGGAAATACAAGCCAGGCCCTTAAATACCGGGGGGAAGAGACGAAAATCATCGATCTGGAGGGGAAACTGGTGCTTCCGGGAACCTTTGACGCCCATATCCATGCGGCTTTTGCCGGACTGAGCCTGTCACCCGACTTTGTCAAGGTGGAGCCGGAGGATGCATGCAACTTAAAGGAATTTAACGAAAGAATACGGGAAAAGGCGGAAAAACTGCCGGAAGATACATGGATCATCGGCTGGGGATTTAAGACATGGCAGGTGGAGGAGTGGGCAAAAGAAGACCGTCTTCCCACCTGGAAGGATATCGAGGAGGGCTCCATGGGGCATCCCGTCATTTTAAATGACGGCGGCCTCCACACGATGCTCGTGAGCAGACGTGCCCTGGAGCTTGCCGGAATCACGAAAGATACTGTGTTTAAGAAAGAGGAAGGCACCATGTTCCGGTTTGAGGACGGCAGCCCAACGGGGCTGTTCACCGATTTCGGAACCCAGGCGGCGGTAGGACGCGCGGCCCATCATCTTGTGGGAGATGAGATGGACGAGTGCCTGATGCGGATGCAGCGGCAGATGAACAGCTACGGCATTACCTCCCATAACGACATAGTCGGCATAGGCGGAAACGATATGTGTTTCGGAACCTACGGCGAGGAGGCCATCCACGGATACGAGAGGCTGAGAAGGTCGGGAAAACTGACGGCCCGCGTCTTCGTCAATATTCTGGCCGGAAAGGGTGGCGTCCAGAGCTACGATACCATATTTGAAGGAATCGGAGAAATGAGGCTGCCGGAATTCGGCGACAAGGAGTGGGTAAGAGCGGATGCCGTCAAGGTGTTCGGAGACGACGGATGGGAGAGGGATCTGCCTCCCGGACAGAACGGATACTGCATGTTCCCGGGCGAAACGCCGGAGGAACAGGGAAAAGAGCTTGCCAAAACACTCAAAGAACTTCACCACAGGGGCTGGCAGACGGCCACACACCTCACCGGAGGACGTGGAATCGACGTAGCGGTGGATGCCCTCTCGGAGGCGGAGGAGGAAGAGCCGGGACGCGATCTGCGCCACTTTATTCTTCATGCCAGCGGTTCCAGCAGGGAGAACATCAAAAAGTGCGTGAGACATGGGATTGGCTGCGGGGCCCAGGCCGTGGGAGGTTATGAGTTCGGCGGCGAGACGGACTACAAGGTCCTTCTGGACGGAGGAATGCTGGTGGCGGAAGGATCCGATGCCCCGGCGCTTCCGATGAACTGGATGAAGGGACTTCACTTTTTGGTGAGCAGAAAGGCGAAGGACGGGAAGGTTTACCACCCGGAGATGGCCATTGACATCCGTGAGGCCGTCCGGATGTACACGATTTATCCGGCCTGGCAGAACCATGCGGAAGATTTCTGCGGTTCTCTGGAAGTGGGGAAATGCGCCGATCTGCAGGTTCTGGAACGGAATATTTTTGAGATTCCTGCGGATGAGATTGAACACGTGAGGGTTCTGATGACGATGTGCGGGGGAAAAATAGTATATCGGGATTGCATAGATTTATAA
- a CDS encoding TatD family hydrolase produces MKKVVTVTGEIKPEELGFTDMHEHILMKGRVFREQFVEEHPGFKESVGENEKNTLENIGIIRRNNMFTWDTQDLDDPVVMEKEVADFKAAGGRSLVEMSVPGIRSDIREVKKIAEHTGVNVIGTTGIYIYESWPEWCHNAEIEDFMDFMKREIEYGIEDTGIKPGMIKVGISSGFRPGEELLLRAAARTANETGLPLTVHPCFTMGGGPLEIAKILKEENVDMERTVIAHMGAFLGEGSLKTLITNQKSWGISLDYLHRVLDTGINICIEICNTSDREATGSTSLPGWMRLAAVYQLIQEEYAKQLVLATDTCAKHMARYYGGEGYGRLTRYAIPTLRDIVGVSPFAIDQIMVKNPARILAY; encoded by the coding sequence ATGAAAAAGGTTGTTACGGTTACAGGGGAAATCAAGCCGGAAGAGCTCGGCTTTACCGATATGCATGAGCACATCCTGATGAAGGGGCGGGTGTTCCGGGAGCAGTTTGTGGAGGAACATCCGGGATTTAAGGAATCTGTAGGGGAAAACGAGAAGAATACGCTGGAAAATATCGGTATCATCCGCAGAAATAACATGTTTACCTGGGACACCCAGGATCTGGATGACCCGGTGGTCATGGAAAAGGAAGTTGCCGACTTTAAGGCAGCCGGAGGCCGGTCCCTGGTGGAGATGAGCGTCCCCGGAATCCGCAGCGATATCAGGGAAGTGAAAAAGATTGCGGAACATACGGGCGTCAATGTAATCGGTACGACGGGTATTTACATCTACGAATCATGGCCGGAGTGGTGCCACAATGCGGAGATAGAAGATTTCATGGACTTTATGAAGCGTGAGATCGAATATGGAATTGAGGATACCGGCATTAAACCGGGAATGATCAAGGTGGGAATTTCATCCGGCTTCCGTCCAGGGGAAGAACTCTTACTGCGCGCGGCTGCCAGAACAGCCAACGAAACCGGGCTTCCGCTGACGGTCCATCCCTGCTTTACGATGGGAGGAGGCCCTTTGGAAATCGCAAAGATCCTGAAGGAAGAAAACGTGGACATGGAGCGGACCGTGATTGCGCATATGGGTGCGTTTCTCGGAGAGGGCAGTTTAAAGACGCTGATTACCAACCAGAAGAGCTGGGGGATCAGCCTCGACTATCTGCACCGCGTCCTGGATACGGGAATCAACATCTGCATCGAAATCTGCAACACCTCGGACAGGGAGGCCACAGGCTCCACAAGCCTTCCTGGATGGATGCGCCTGGCGGCCGTCTACCAACTCATCCAGGAGGAATATGCAAAGCAGCTCGTCCTTGCGACGGACACGTGCGCGAAACATATGGCCAGATATTACGGCGGCGAGGGCTACGGCCGTCTGACGCGATACGCCATTCCGACGCTCCGCGATATCGTGGGCGTGTCACCCTTTGCCATCGACCAGATCATGGTGAAGAATCCGGCCAGAATCCTGGCGTATTGA
- a CDS encoding ABC transporter ATP-binding protein: protein MEHLLEIKDLKVEFPSKAGNIHAVNGVNMYVDKGEILGVVGESGCGKSVTLSNILGLVEAPPAIISGEITFNGENILYKNDKEFRKIRGKEIAMIFQDPMNCLDPVIRIGKQIMEMILEHEKMDKKQAYEEAVSLLKVVGIPDPEIRMNSYPHQLSGGMCQRVMIAIALACKPKLLLADEPTTALDVTIQAQILGLLRDIRDQFGTSIIIVTHDLGVVATLAQRIAVFYGGKVVEEADTRSIFRNPTHPYTRGLIACVPSLAAGDEDLNVIEGNVPDLSNMPAGCPFHPRCQSATEECKSGEMERFKVSEGHYSYCLLCAQQHASQ from the coding sequence ATGGAGCATTTGCTTGAAATAAAGGATTTAAAAGTGGAATTCCCGTCGAAAGCGGGCAATATCCACGCGGTAAACGGCGTAAACATGTATGTGGATAAGGGAGAAATCCTGGGCGTCGTAGGGGAATCGGGCTGCGGAAAGAGCGTGACGCTGTCCAATATCCTGGGACTTGTGGAGGCGCCGCCCGCAATTATAAGCGGTGAAATTACATTTAACGGTGAAAACATTTTATATAAGAACGACAAGGAATTCCGGAAGATAAGAGGAAAAGAGATCGCCATGATTTTCCAGGATCCGATGAACTGTCTGGATCCGGTCATCCGTATCGGTAAGCAGATCATGGAAATGATTCTGGAACATGAGAAAATGGATAAAAAACAGGCTTATGAGGAGGCTGTAAGCCTTTTAAAGGTCGTAGGAATCCCGGATCCGGAAATTCGGATGAACAGTTATCCCCACCAGCTTTCCGGCGGCATGTGCCAAAGGGTGATGATAGCGATAGCGCTGGCCTGCAAACCGAAGCTTTTACTGGCCGACGAGCCGACAACGGCCCTGGATGTGACGATACAGGCCCAGATTCTGGGGCTTCTCAGGGATATCCGGGATCAGTTCGGAACGAGCATTATCATTGTAACACACGACCTGGGCGTCGTGGCGACGCTGGCACAGCGGATCGCCGTTTTCTACGGCGGCAAGGTTGTGGAGGAGGCGGATACGAGATCGATTTTCAGGAACCCGACCCATCCGTACACAAGAGGCCTGATTGCCTGCGTTCCCAGCCTGGCGGCCGGCGATGAGGATCTGAATGTAATTGAGGGCAATGTCCCCGACTTATCCAACATGCCCGCAGGCTGTCCCTTCCATCCAAGGTGCCAGTCTGCGACGGAGGAGTGTAAGAGCGGGGAAATGGAGCGTTTCAAAGTCTCGGAAGGTCACTATAGTTACTGCTTACTTTGTGCGCAGCAACACGCTTCACAATAG
- a CDS encoding ABC transporter permease — translation MIKRLLHNKMVVFGAVVILAMMFLAVAAPLLTPYDYKTNHLGDRLLAPSMLHIMGTDDYGKDVWTRLIYGARVSLKVSFLSVMLALSIGSTIGFACGYFRGKMDFFVGRMMDIMMAFPSMLLSMIIAICFGSTETRMCLAIGIPVIPGFYRIARSETLSIRERTFIMASKTMGAGSGYTIFKHIIPNALPQIFITLSGTIGGCIMAESSLGFLGLGIAPPTPSWGMIINEGKDVFIDAPWVAIFGGLMITLTTLAFNLLGDGLRDVLDPRLRSN, via the coding sequence ATGATAAAACGGCTGCTGCATAATAAAATGGTCGTGTTCGGGGCAGTTGTCATACTTGCAATGATGTTTCTGGCAGTGGCGGCCCCCTTGCTGACACCCTATGATTATAAGACGAATCACCTGGGCGACCGTCTTCTGGCTCCGTCGATGCTTCACATCATGGGAACGGATGATTACGGGAAGGACGTGTGGACGAGGCTGATATACGGGGCCAGAGTGTCCTTAAAGGTTTCATTTCTGTCCGTAATGCTGGCTCTTTCCATTGGAAGCACCATTGGTTTTGCCTGCGGTTACTTCAGGGGAAAAATGGATTTCTTTGTAGGCAGAATGATGGATATCATGATGGCATTCCCGTCCATGTTGCTTTCGATGATTATCGCCATCTGCTTCGGTTCGACGGAGACCAGAATGTGCCTGGCAATCGGAATTCCGGTTATTCCGGGCTTTTACCGTATTGCGCGGAGCGAGACGCTGTCCATCAGGGAGCGTACCTTCATCATGGCGTCGAAAACAATGGGCGCGGGGAGCGGCTACACGATTTTTAAACACATTATTCCCAATGCCCTGCCTCAGATTTTCATCACCTTATCGGGGACAATCGGCGGCTGTATCATGGCGGAATCCTCCCTTGGATTTCTGGGTCTTGGGATAGCGCCGCCGACGCCGTCCTGGGGAATGATTATCAACGAGGGCAAGGATGTGTTTATCGACGCCCCCTGGGTTGCCATATTCGGCGGTCTGATGATCACGCTGACGACGCTTGCGTTCAATCTTCTGGGAGACGGCCTGAGGGACGTGCTGGATCCGAGACTGAGAAGTAATTAA
- a CDS encoding oligopeptide/dipeptide ABC transporter ATP-binding protein, whose amino-acid sequence MAGQNREKDNKEIDNKEIDTEKEVEKEVILEVRDVKKWFPNTAKSKEFIKAVDGVSLSIRKGETFGLVGESGCGKSTLARLILSLYKATAGDVYFHGKPIYKMNARQLREVRREMQVIFQDPYEALDPYLTIEEIIMEPLDIHQYGTKQEKRKKVEEMCSLVGLPVNLLTRMPHQLSGGQRQRVNIARSLALNPEFVICDEAVSALDVSVQAQILNLLRHLQKELGLTYLFISHNLSVVKYISDTIGVMYFGHLVEVAPKNELFAAVKHPYTHALLSAVPLPDPDYQVNTGALTGDVPSLLNPPSGCIFHERCPYKQERCGREAPVLESVTACHQVACHRYKELTLKLDYSSGFGKGGEGR is encoded by the coding sequence ATGGCTGGGCAAAACAGAGAGAAAGATAACAAAGAGATAGATAACAAAGAAATAGATACGGAAAAAGAAGTGGAAAAAGAAGTAATACTGGAAGTGAGAGACGTAAAAAAATGGTTTCCCAACACCGCGAAGAGCAAGGAGTTTATCAAGGCTGTTGACGGAGTATCGCTTTCCATAAGAAAAGGGGAGACTTTCGGCCTGGTGGGGGAATCGGGCTGCGGGAAAAGCACCCTTGCAAGACTGATCCTCAGTCTGTATAAAGCGACGGCCGGGGATGTATATTTCCACGGGAAACCAATCTATAAGATGAACGCCAGACAGCTTCGCGAAGTGCGCCGGGAAATGCAGGTTATTTTCCAGGATCCTTACGAAGCGCTGGATCCGTATCTTACCATTGAAGAGATTATTATGGAGCCGTTAGATATCCACCAGTACGGCACCAAACAGGAGAAACGGAAAAAGGTGGAAGAGATGTGCAGCCTGGTCGGACTGCCGGTGAACCTTCTTACAAGGATGCCCCATCAGCTGTCCGGCGGCCAGAGGCAGAGGGTGAATATCGCCCGAAGTCTGGCGCTTAATCCGGAATTTGTCATCTGCGACGAGGCGGTGTCCGCCCTGGACGTATCGGTCCAGGCACAGATCCTGAATCTGCTCCGGCATCTGCAGAAGGAACTGGGACTTACCTATCTTTTTATTTCCCATAACCTTTCCGTTGTAAAATACATATCTGATACAATCGGCGTAATGTATTTCGGCCATCTGGTTGAAGTGGCGCCGAAAAACGAACTGTTTGCCGCCGTAAAGCATCCCTACACCCATGCGCTTTTGTCGGCGGTGCCGCTTCCGGATCCGGACTATCAGGTCAATACGGGAGCGCTGACCGGCGATGTGCCGAGCCTCTTAAATCCGCCGTCCGGCTGCATTTTCCATGAGAGATGCCCGTACAAACAGGAGCGGTGCGGGAGGGAGGCCCCCGTGCTTGAGAGTGTGACGGCTTGCCACCAGGTGGCCTGCCACCGGTATAAAGAGCTTACATTAAAGCTGGACTACAGCTCCGGCTTTGGAAAAGGAGGGGAAGGCAGATGA